The following are encoded in a window of Nibricoccus aquaticus genomic DNA:
- a CDS encoding aminotransferase class I/II-fold pyridoxal phosphate-dependent enzyme — MKPHSETSLRNRLKRLGGPGLFSVPISTSNLYTPEKRSVLRYLEEGFEKQSDQEPALCAQLADRLRRYHDSEYCVLFSTGFWALVSAIKLKALPGKSEVIIPSLTYRRLADVVFWAGLTPVLVDIDPADLSISPQAIDRNIGAETGLILAVHPIVNCCDVSGILALSKRRGVPVVFDAVESAHETVSGKRIGSFGVGEVFSLHASKLINGLEGGYVCTNDAAFAASLKIFRTGAVVTFPDESHYGLNGLPHPGHAAFALAALDELNKNIDHNRTIYRAYQKQLASLNGIRLLKFDEQEQTSYKNIVVEVQDNFPINRDALCNAMNSESILARKHYSPPLHQKTYSYSVAIREMQQTELAEARYLNLPCGSRVTPQDVSTVCDFIAFAASEPEFFTSPAK; from the coding sequence ATGAAGCCTCACAGTGAAACGAGCCTTCGCAACCGCCTCAAACGTCTTGGCGGGCCTGGTCTTTTCTCGGTGCCTATTTCCACATCGAACCTGTACACCCCCGAAAAAAGATCGGTACTGAGATATCTGGAAGAGGGTTTTGAGAAACAGTCCGATCAAGAACCGGCGCTTTGCGCCCAATTAGCTGACCGGCTTCGTCGCTATCATGACTCTGAGTACTGCGTTCTTTTTTCCACCGGATTCTGGGCATTGGTTTCTGCCATTAAACTTAAAGCACTCCCCGGAAAATCTGAAGTCATCATCCCCTCACTCACATATCGTCGACTGGCTGATGTCGTATTTTGGGCAGGGCTGACACCCGTACTCGTTGATATCGATCCGGCTGACCTCAGCATATCGCCACAAGCAATAGACCGGAATATTGGTGCAGAGACTGGGTTGATCCTAGCGGTGCACCCTATCGTCAATTGCTGCGATGTTTCAGGCATTCTCGCCCTCTCCAAACGCCGGGGCGTACCAGTTGTTTTCGATGCCGTGGAATCTGCGCATGAAACCGTCTCGGGAAAGCGAATCGGCTCTTTCGGAGTGGGAGAGGTTTTTTCCCTTCATGCCAGCAAGTTGATCAACGGCCTAGAGGGCGGCTACGTTTGCACCAACGACGCGGCCTTCGCGGCCTCCTTGAAAATTTTCCGGACAGGAGCGGTCGTGACATTTCCTGACGAGTCCCACTACGGATTAAACGGTCTCCCCCACCCAGGGCATGCAGCCTTTGCCTTGGCTGCGTTGGATGAGCTCAACAAAAATATAGATCACAACCGCACCATTTATCGGGCTTACCAAAAGCAACTGGCGTCACTCAACGGCATCCGTTTGCTGAAATTCGACGAACAAGAGCAAACCTCTTATAAGAATATTGTCGTCGAGGTGCAGGACAACTTCCCGATCAACCGGGACGCTCTCTGTAACGCCATGAATTCGGAATCAATTTTGGCTCGTAAGCATTATTCCCCCCCGCTCCACCAGAAGACTTACTCCTACAGTGTCGCCATTCGCGAGATGCAACAAACCGAATTGGCCGAAGCACGCTATCTGAACCTTCCCTGTGGATCACGAGTGACACCGCAGGATGTCTCTACCGTTTGTGACTTTATCGCGTTCGCAGCGAGCGAGCCCGAATTCTTCACATCACCCGCAAAATAA
- a CDS encoding GDP-mannose 4,6-dehydratase has product MSQKSAFVTGITGQDGSYLCELLLEKGYEVHGLVHRPDTLGGSNIKHLFNDPKIYNKQLFLHNGSFEDATHLRRIISKAKPTEFYHLAGQSSPRISLELPENTVDSIGMATLRLLEIIRDIPNPPRFLYASSSEVFGSPPHSPQDEHTPVNPTTPYGAAKAFSQQMARIYRIAYKLETCSAILYNHESPRRSGNFVTMKIARAVANIKKGRQTELTLGSLTGMRDWGWAPDYARGMWMILQGSPVDDYILATGKLHSVQNLVEFAFQSVGLNWKDYVKFSSDLVTTVEPLAPCGNPGKIKRVLGWENTVPFEEMVSRLVQSELAKLS; this is encoded by the coding sequence ATGAGCCAAAAAAGCGCATTCGTCACCGGCATCACCGGACAGGACGGCTCCTACCTCTGCGAACTGCTGCTTGAAAAAGGCTACGAGGTCCACGGCCTCGTTCATCGCCCCGACACGCTTGGCGGCAGCAACATCAAGCACCTCTTCAACGACCCGAAGATCTACAACAAACAGCTCTTCCTACACAACGGGTCGTTCGAAGACGCCACCCACCTCCGTCGCATCATCAGCAAGGCCAAGCCCACCGAGTTCTACCATCTCGCGGGCCAGTCCAGCCCCCGCATCAGCCTCGAGCTCCCGGAAAACACCGTCGATAGCATCGGCATGGCCACGCTCCGCTTGCTGGAGATCATCCGCGACATTCCGAATCCCCCGCGTTTCCTCTACGCCTCCAGCAGCGAAGTCTTCGGCTCCCCGCCCCACTCGCCTCAAGACGAGCACACCCCCGTCAACCCCACCACGCCCTACGGCGCGGCCAAGGCGTTCTCCCAGCAGATGGCGCGCATCTACCGCATCGCCTACAAACTAGAGACCTGCTCCGCCATCCTCTACAACCACGAGTCCCCCCGCCGTAGTGGGAACTTCGTGACGATGAAAATCGCTCGCGCCGTCGCCAACATCAAGAAAGGCCGCCAGACCGAGCTCACCCTCGGCAGCCTCACCGGTATGCGCGACTGGGGCTGGGCTCCCGACTACGCCCGCGGCATGTGGATGATCCTCCAAGGCTCGCCGGTCGATGACTACATTCTCGCCACCGGCAAACTCCACTCCGTGCAAAACCTGGTCGAGTTCGCCTTCCAATCCGTCGGCCTGAACTGGAAAGACTACGTCAAGTTCAGCTCCGATCTCGTCACCACCGTCGAGCCCCTCGCCCCCTGCGGCAACCCCGGCAAAATCAAACGCGTCCTCGGCTGGGAAAACACGGTCCCCTTCGAAGAAATGGTCTCCCGCCTCGTCCAATCCGAGCTGGCCAAGCTCAGTTAA
- the gmd gene encoding GDP-mannose 4,6-dehydratase, with protein MSKVALVTGITGQDGAYLTRLLLGKGYTVYGTYRRTSSVNFWRLEELGCDKHPNLHLVEYDLTDLGTNTRLIDKAGVTEVYNLAAQSFVGVSFDQPSTTAQITGVGALNLLEAIRTVNRKIRFYQASTSEMFGKVQAVPQIETTPFYPRSPYGVAKLYAHWITINYRESYDIFGCSGILFNHESPLRGREFVTRKITDSVAKIVQGKLDVLELGNIDAKRDWGFADEYVEGMWRMLQADEPDTFVLATNRTETVRDFVTMAFKAVNIALVWKGAAENETATDAKTGKLLVRINPKFYRPAEVELLIGNPAKAKEKLGWEPKTTLEQLCQMMVEADLRRNTINASF; from the coding sequence ATGTCTAAAGTCGCACTCGTCACCGGTATCACAGGTCAGGACGGCGCTTATCTCACGCGCCTCCTTCTCGGCAAAGGCTACACCGTTTACGGCACCTACCGCCGCACCAGCTCGGTCAATTTCTGGCGCCTCGAAGAACTCGGCTGCGACAAACACCCCAATCTCCACCTCGTCGAATACGATCTCACCGACCTCGGCACGAACACCCGCCTCATCGACAAAGCCGGCGTCACCGAAGTCTACAACCTCGCCGCCCAAAGCTTCGTCGGCGTCTCCTTCGACCAGCCCTCCACCACCGCCCAGATCACCGGCGTCGGCGCCCTCAATCTCCTCGAAGCCATCCGCACGGTTAACCGCAAGATCCGTTTCTACCAGGCCTCCACCTCAGAGATGTTCGGCAAAGTCCAGGCCGTTCCCCAGATCGAGACCACGCCCTTCTATCCCCGCAGCCCCTACGGCGTCGCCAAACTCTACGCCCACTGGATCACCATCAACTACCGCGAATCCTACGACATCTTCGGCTGCAGCGGCATCCTCTTTAATCACGAATCGCCCCTCCGCGGCCGCGAATTCGTTACCCGCAAAATCACCGACTCCGTCGCCAAGATCGTCCAGGGCAAACTCGACGTCCTCGAACTCGGCAACATCGACGCCAAACGCGACTGGGGCTTCGCCGACGAATACGTCGAAGGCATGTGGCGCATGTTGCAGGCCGACGAGCCCGACACCTTCGTCCTCGCCACCAACCGCACCGAGACCGTCCGCGACTTCGTCACGATGGCATTCAAAGCCGTCAACATCGCCCTCGTCTGGAAAGGCGCCGCCGAAAACGAAACCGCCACCGATGCCAAAACCGGCAAACTCCTCGTCCGCATCAATCCCAAGTTCTACCGCCCCGCCGAAGTCGAGCTCCTCATCGGCAACCCCGCCAAAGCCAAAGAAAAACTCGGCTGGGAACCCAAGACCACCCTCGAGCAACTCTGCCAGATGATGGTCGAAGCCGACCTCCGTCGTAACACGATCAACGCCTCGTTCTAA
- a CDS encoding DegT/DnrJ/EryC1/StrS family aminotransferase — MVTRSTLPPLEEYLGYIRQIWDTHCLTNNGPLVRELEQRLASYLASPHIWFVTNCTAALQIAIKALNLQGEIITTPFSYVATTSAVLWESCTPVFVDIRLGDLTIDPNLIEAAITPRTRAILATHVYGFPCDVAAISDIARRHNLKVIYDAAHTFGCRLDGRALATFGDVSCLSFHATKIFHTVEGGAIVINDDASLAERIRLTRAFGHHRDDHRHLGINGKNSEFHAAMGLCNLVHLDANLARHRRQHDNYSQLLSGTSVRIPRPESVNLEYNYAYFPVLLPTESAVERSLAALAALNIYPRRYFYPSLNRISYISGHPCPVSESAAEKVLCLPMSDLVTPELQEIIIGTLVAHARAPA, encoded by the coding sequence ATGGTCACCCGCTCTACCCTACCACCATTGGAAGAGTATCTGGGCTATATTCGTCAGATTTGGGATACCCATTGCCTGACCAACAATGGTCCATTGGTACGTGAACTTGAGCAGCGTTTGGCCAGCTACTTAGCAAGCCCCCACATATGGTTTGTCACCAACTGCACCGCAGCCTTACAGATCGCCATCAAAGCACTGAATTTACAGGGAGAAATCATAACCACTCCCTTTAGCTATGTCGCTACAACCAGTGCTGTCCTATGGGAAAGCTGCACGCCGGTATTCGTGGATATCCGCCTTGGCGACCTGACTATCGATCCGAATCTGATCGAAGCAGCCATAACTCCCCGGACTCGCGCTATCTTGGCAACGCATGTTTACGGTTTCCCCTGCGACGTTGCCGCAATCTCAGACATCGCACGGCGACATAATCTAAAGGTGATTTATGATGCAGCTCACACATTCGGCTGCCGCTTGGATGGCCGTGCATTGGCCACTTTCGGTGATGTGAGCTGCCTTAGCTTTCACGCCACCAAAATTTTTCACACCGTCGAAGGTGGCGCGATTGTTATCAATGACGACGCCAGCCTCGCTGAGCGGATACGGCTTACTCGTGCCTTCGGACATCACCGCGACGACCACCGCCATCTCGGAATTAACGGTAAGAACTCCGAGTTTCATGCAGCCATGGGGCTGTGCAATCTGGTCCACTTGGACGCCAATCTTGCGCGCCACCGACGCCAGCACGACAACTACTCCCAACTGCTCTCCGGAACTTCGGTTCGCATTCCACGTCCCGAATCAGTGAACTTGGAATATAACTACGCTTACTTCCCTGTGCTACTGCCAACCGAATCTGCTGTTGAACGCAGCCTGGCAGCGCTCGCAGCGCTCAACATCTACCCACGCCGATACTTTTACCCATCACTCAATCGTATATCATACATATCCGGGCACCCTTGTCCTGTATCGGAGTCTGCCGCTGAAAAAGTTCTTTGTCTCCCCATGTCCGATCTTGTGACACCGGAACTGCAAGAAATAATCATCGGAACTCTCGTTGCTCATGCACGAGCCCCGGCCTGA
- a CDS encoding WbqC family protein, translated as MKLGIMQPYFAPYLGYFDLIRQCDEWIVFDTAQYIRHGWVNRNRILHPTTSWQYVIVPLQKHARETAIKDVFAASGNDWCERIIGQLQHYRKKAPYFQSITEFLSTTLSGTPGASIADVNVRLMTACCELLGLRLKIRCFSSLNLSLPPITHPGQWALEISSALNATEYINPPGGRDLFDSAAFAAKGIKLTIQEHRSFHYTTPGYDFVPDLSIIDVLMWNSPEEILRHLRAAPAHTSG; from the coding sequence ATGAAATTAGGCATCATGCAGCCGTATTTCGCTCCATATCTGGGGTACTTTGACCTGATCAGGCAATGCGATGAGTGGATCGTTTTCGACACGGCACAGTACATCCGTCACGGCTGGGTTAATCGAAACCGCATCCTGCACCCGACAACTTCGTGGCAGTACGTGATTGTCCCACTGCAAAAGCACGCACGCGAAACGGCTATCAAAGATGTCTTCGCCGCATCCGGAAATGACTGGTGCGAGCGCATCATCGGCCAACTGCAACACTATCGGAAAAAGGCACCCTATTTTCAGTCTATCACGGAATTTCTCTCAACCACGCTGAGCGGAACTCCAGGAGCATCCATCGCAGACGTGAATGTCCGACTGATGACCGCCTGCTGTGAGTTGCTAGGCTTACGTTTAAAAATTCGCTGTTTCTCTTCTCTAAACCTGTCTCTTCCGCCGATCACTCACCCCGGCCAATGGGCACTTGAGATTTCGTCGGCGCTAAACGCCACGGAATACATCAATCCACCCGGCGGACGCGATCTTTTCGACTCCGCAGCCTTTGCCGCAAAGGGGATCAAACTCACTATTCAGGAGCATCGGTCATTTCACTACACTACCCCAGGCTACGATTTCGTTCCGGACCTTTCTATCATAGATGTTCTGATGTGGAACTCGCCCGAAGAGATCCTCCGGCATTTGCGTGCGGCCCCCGCACACACTTCAGGCTGA
- a CDS encoding ABC transporter ATP-binding protein has translation MSEEIAISVQGVSKAYRIWESPAGRLTSPIFQKAAGLFPAGSSLAQSLENRAAKNYRDFWALKDISFEVKKGESVGIIGRNGSGKSTILQIIAGTLQPTSGTVKVNGRVAALLELGSGFNPEFTGRENVYLNAAVLGLSRTEVDAKFESIAAFADIGDFIEQPVKTYSSGMMVRLAFAVQTAVEPEVLIIDEALSVGDAPFQAKCFARIRHLQGRGCTILLVTHDSGTIQTFCQKALWLAGSISQRQGISADVCGAYNRDCARAMGMDHQEHLAPSTAAPGLPKHSSNNWINEDRTEFEKNARIRRRGTAQVQITNFFVLGEKGSRTACMRWDEDITAVYVLNSAKGYSGQFRVGLSCVTLQGTELLSCADRTHRHRLDIPAGGSVVVTMPFRLPLKSGDYSLYAGLFLFSDDAFFPEGTLDFSRSTVADSISYAAFVTILPQFNLGIHGPVHFDTQISVIAS, from the coding sequence ATGAGTGAAGAGATCGCCATTTCCGTTCAGGGTGTCAGCAAAGCCTACCGCATCTGGGAATCCCCCGCCGGCCGCCTCACCTCCCCCATCTTTCAGAAAGCCGCCGGCCTGTTTCCCGCAGGCTCGTCACTGGCTCAGTCCCTCGAAAATCGCGCCGCTAAAAACTACCGCGACTTCTGGGCGCTCAAAGACATCTCCTTCGAAGTCAAAAAAGGCGAAAGCGTCGGCATCATCGGCCGCAACGGCTCCGGCAAAAGCACGATCCTCCAGATCATCGCCGGCACCCTTCAGCCCACAAGCGGCACCGTGAAGGTCAACGGCCGCGTCGCCGCCCTCCTTGAACTCGGCAGCGGCTTTAATCCTGAATTCACCGGCCGTGAAAACGTTTACCTCAACGCCGCCGTGCTCGGCCTTTCGCGAACCGAAGTGGACGCCAAATTCGAATCCATCGCCGCCTTCGCCGACATCGGCGACTTTATCGAACAGCCCGTCAAAACCTACTCCAGCGGCATGATGGTCCGCCTGGCGTTTGCAGTGCAAACAGCGGTCGAACCTGAAGTGCTGATCATCGACGAAGCGCTCTCTGTAGGTGACGCGCCCTTCCAAGCAAAGTGCTTTGCGCGAATCCGCCACCTCCAAGGACGAGGCTGCACTATCCTGCTTGTCACACATGACTCAGGCACGATCCAGACTTTTTGTCAGAAAGCACTGTGGCTCGCCGGGAGCATCAGCCAGCGACAAGGAATATCCGCAGACGTCTGTGGAGCGTACAACAGAGACTGCGCCAGAGCCATGGGGATGGACCATCAGGAACATCTTGCGCCCAGCACAGCCGCCCCGGGTCTGCCCAAGCATTCCTCGAATAACTGGATAAACGAAGACAGAACTGAATTCGAAAAGAATGCCCGGATCAGGCGGCGAGGTACCGCTCAGGTCCAAATCACGAACTTCTTTGTCCTGGGAGAAAAGGGAAGTCGCACCGCATGTATGCGCTGGGATGAAGACATTACCGCCGTATACGTGCTCAACAGCGCCAAAGGATACTCCGGCCAATTTCGTGTCGGCTTATCATGTGTCACCTTGCAGGGCACAGAGCTGCTTTCCTGTGCAGACCGCACCCATCGCCACAGGCTGGACATACCCGCCGGCGGATCAGTCGTAGTTACCATGCCGTTCCGGTTGCCGTTAAAATCGGGCGATTATTCGCTCTACGCCGGACTCTTCCTATTCTCTGACGACGCTTTTTTCCCCGAAGGAACACTCGATTTTTCACGCTCAACCGTGGCTGACTCCATCTCATACGCCGCCTTCGTCACGATACTCCCGCAGTTCAATCTCGGCATCCATGGCCCCGTGCATTTCGACACACAAATCTCCGTCATCGCATCCTGA
- a CDS encoding ABC transporter permease, translated as MLRRLAPFLADLWQHRELLWQFTQRNVELRHKGSHLGLIWSFASPLMMLGLYVFVFGFIFGGSFGVLPNETRTDYGLGIFFGLSLFHFASEVLAVSPTLIVSNPNFIKKVVFPVEILPAAAVGAATFHLLVSLGLVLAGAALFGQGLDFGVLWLPVAVIPLLFAGLGISWLCSALGVFFRDVSQIIQFLIAVLMFTSAVFYPAVRILEKAPPFVWAILQFNPLLLAIEIARDGVLWQRSPNLYHVAYLWIVSIVICWLGHAAFKKMKPAFADVL; from the coding sequence ATGCTTCGTCGTCTGGCCCCATTTCTCGCCGACCTCTGGCAACACCGGGAGCTGCTCTGGCAATTTACACAGCGTAACGTAGAGCTGCGCCACAAAGGCAGCCACCTCGGCCTGATCTGGTCCTTCGCCAGCCCGCTGATGATGCTGGGCCTTTACGTTTTCGTCTTCGGCTTCATCTTCGGTGGCAGCTTCGGCGTTCTGCCCAATGAGACCCGCACCGACTATGGCCTGGGCATATTTTTCGGGCTCAGCCTTTTTCACTTCGCGTCCGAAGTCCTCGCTGTTTCCCCCACCCTGATCGTTTCAAATCCCAACTTCATCAAGAAGGTCGTCTTCCCGGTGGAGATCCTTCCCGCCGCCGCTGTCGGCGCCGCTACTTTTCACCTGCTGGTTTCCCTCGGCCTCGTACTCGCGGGCGCCGCATTATTCGGGCAGGGACTGGATTTCGGCGTCCTCTGGCTGCCCGTCGCCGTCATCCCACTACTCTTCGCAGGCCTGGGCATCTCCTGGCTGTGCTCGGCACTCGGCGTCTTCTTCCGCGACGTCAGCCAGATCATTCAGTTCCTCATCGCCGTGCTCATGTTCACCAGCGCGGTTTTCTATCCCGCAGTCCGGATCCTCGAAAAAGCCCCCCCGTTCGTCTGGGCCATCCTGCAATTTAACCCGCTCCTGCTCGCCATTGAAATCGCACGCGACGGCGTGCTCTGGCAACGCTCGCCCAACCTCTACCACGTCGCCTACCTATGGATCGTCAGCATCGTCATCTGCTGGCTGGGTCACGCCGCCTTCAAAAAAATGAAGCCCGCCTTCGCCGACGTCCTCTAA
- a CDS encoding glycosyltransferase, producing the protein MAHPLLSVCLITYQHARFVSKAIEGALAQKTDFPFEILVGEDESSDGTREVCQDYAHRYPEKIRVFLRSRKDAVLIDGRPRGSFNFRMTLREAHGEFIALCEGDDYWTDPKKLQSQVDYLRANTDCAGCFHDVRLVDQNGDTIQKSYFDSPKDKFSQHDIIDSLLSRQPTCSMVFRRSAFAEPLPEWYLRRPSDLYLDILLTFSGKLGFIRRNMGAYRKHVGGIWSGQREASQILELIVRFKLLLADPFFLQNYKDVLLRKIDEFQASLFTRNDTAAEIDRLDKIVAEQTAALKATTEDRDRLQSESVTAATQRDHIAKTTAEQTAYIKTLESERDSLQQASALSVAESKRHLKSLATQESFIAQLKSQHAEHDRTLASLKDQLDKLAATAHEQTAYIASLEKQRDQLDSEIRAAAETATRHEKNSRALTPQLAPLTEIAEKQAAYIASLESERESLRQDHSHVLAESQRHLASLSEQDNFISLLKKQQTDQDALIASLRDQLSKLGQTAAEQTAYIESLKAQCEQAIRKHATTQQQAAADKATAAAERDKLQTQLEKSSALAATQEQRIASLLGQLQAQEQTAQRLRSLAHSRLSLLKKAHARQASHTQHLLDTLSNQHRISPIALPGSS; encoded by the coding sequence ATGGCCCATCCGTTGCTAAGTGTCTGCCTTATCACCTACCAGCACGCACGCTTTGTCTCTAAAGCGATAGAAGGTGCGTTGGCGCAGAAAACGGACTTCCCCTTTGAAATTCTGGTTGGTGAAGATGAATCAAGCGATGGAACTCGCGAAGTATGTCAGGACTACGCACACCGGTATCCCGAAAAGATCAGAGTTTTTCTTCGCAGCAGAAAAGACGCAGTCCTCATCGATGGACGGCCCCGGGGAAGTTTTAATTTCCGCATGACCTTGCGCGAGGCGCACGGCGAATTTATCGCGCTTTGTGAAGGTGACGATTATTGGACCGACCCCAAAAAGCTCCAGAGTCAGGTAGATTACTTACGCGCCAATACTGACTGTGCCGGCTGTTTTCATGACGTGCGTTTGGTCGATCAAAATGGCGATACGATCCAAAAAAGTTACTTTGACTCTCCCAAAGATAAATTTTCTCAGCACGACATAATCGATTCTCTCTTAAGCCGTCAGCCCACGTGCTCGATGGTTTTTCGCAGGTCCGCATTCGCAGAACCATTGCCCGAATGGTATCTGCGTCGGCCTAGCGACCTCTACCTCGACATCCTGCTAACCTTCAGCGGCAAACTGGGATTCATACGCCGCAACATGGGCGCCTATCGCAAACATGTCGGCGGCATCTGGAGCGGACAACGCGAAGCCAGCCAGATACTAGAGCTGATCGTACGCTTTAAACTACTATTGGCAGACCCGTTTTTCCTACAGAACTACAAAGATGTTTTGCTTCGCAAAATCGACGAATTCCAAGCCTCGCTTTTCACGCGCAACGACACCGCCGCCGAGATCGACCGCCTCGACAAAATAGTCGCCGAGCAAACGGCCGCGCTCAAAGCCACTACCGAGGATCGCGACCGCTTGCAAAGTGAGTCCGTGACCGCGGCCACCCAGCGCGATCACATCGCCAAAACAACCGCCGAGCAGACCGCCTACATCAAAACCCTCGAATCCGAGCGCGACTCTCTTCAGCAGGCCAGTGCCCTCTCCGTCGCTGAATCTAAGCGCCACCTTAAATCTCTCGCTACACAGGAATCATTCATCGCCCAGCTCAAGTCGCAGCACGCCGAGCACGACCGCACACTCGCATCCCTGAAAGACCAGTTGGACAAACTCGCGGCGACTGCTCACGAGCAGACCGCCTATATCGCCAGCCTGGAAAAACAACGCGACCAGCTCGACTCCGAGATCCGCGCCGCCGCCGAAACAGCCACCCGTCACGAAAAAAACTCGAGGGCACTCACCCCTCAACTCGCTCCACTCACAGAGATCGCGGAAAAGCAGGCAGCCTACATCGCATCGCTCGAATCCGAGCGCGAATCACTGCGCCAGGATCACTCGCATGTTCTCGCCGAATCTCAACGGCACCTGGCCTCCCTTTCCGAGCAGGACAACTTCATCTCCCTGCTCAAAAAACAGCAGACAGATCAGGACGCACTCATCGCATCCCTGCGCGATCAACTCTCCAAGCTAGGACAGACCGCAGCCGAACAGACGGCGTATATCGAGTCGCTCAAAGCCCAATGCGAGCAAGCGATACGAAAACACGCCACCACTCAGCAGCAGGCTGCAGCCGATAAAGCCACCGCCGCCGCCGAGCGCGACAAACTCCAGACCCAGCTCGAAAAATCCTCTGCGCTCGCCGCCACCCAGGAACAGCGAATTGCGAGCCTCCTCGGGCAACTCCAAGCCCAGGAGCAGACCGCGCAACGCCTCCGCTCACTGGCACACTCCCGCCTCTCTTTGCTGAAAAAAGCCCACGCACGACAGGCTTCCCACACCCAGCACCTCCTCGATACTCTCTCCAACCAGCACCGCATCAGCCCTATCGCCCTCCCCGGCTCCAGCTAA
- a CDS encoding DegT/DnrJ/EryC1/StrS family aminotransferase, which translates to MSPGNYKDVVERIYASGYFTNHGPLAQELETALSKYFSVPNAVVVSNESLAIMMALAGLNLSGRVGVLPHCPEPILKASTWAGLEAVACSPDSSTAGLTAVLSYEMEPRPKNNSLLDDARKQGLPTIIFKHAAFSRDARLSSLSANDPTATIAIVGENNAVPSSVCAVILTADSLLAEKYRNIRSSYGARKLTEVKATANGRVSEFQAGMAMVFLQKILSHDPT; encoded by the coding sequence ATGTCCCCGGGAAATTACAAAGACGTCGTAGAGCGCATTTACGCATCTGGCTATTTCACGAACCATGGACCGTTAGCGCAGGAGCTTGAAACCGCCCTAAGCAAATACTTCTCCGTGCCGAACGCCGTCGTCGTCAGCAACGAATCTCTCGCCATCATGATGGCGCTGGCCGGGCTAAATCTTAGCGGTCGCGTCGGAGTTCTTCCACATTGCCCAGAGCCGATCCTCAAGGCCTCTACTTGGGCTGGATTGGAGGCTGTCGCTTGCTCACCAGACTCATCAACAGCCGGACTCACTGCAGTACTCAGCTACGAGATGGAGCCCCGCCCGAAGAACAATTCATTACTCGATGACGCCCGGAAACAGGGCCTGCCGACTATAATTTTCAAGCATGCAGCCTTCAGTCGCGATGCTCGACTCAGTTCACTGTCAGCAAATGACCCAACAGCCACCATAGCGATCGTTGGAGAAAACAACGCAGTGCCCTCATCAGTCTGTGCCGTCATTCTAACAGCGGATTCCCTCTTGGCGGAGAAATATCGCAACATCCGTAGCAGTTACGGCGCTCGCAAACTTACTGAGGTTAAGGCCACCGCCAACGGACGGGTTTCAGAATTCCAAGCAGGGATGGCGATGGTCTTTCTGCAAAAAATTCTGTCGCATGACCCGACCTGA
- a CDS encoding class I SAM-dependent methyltransferase, whose product MQKSDDPDFIHKEHPKRFARDDFWSQIKRTVNGQPVSEHDIQLIVGQIERHIHFSATSHLLDIGCGNGALAARLFQRIAKYTGVDFSPYLLEIAREYFRPNENVAYIESDARAFVTNHTATQTIDKVMLYGCMSYFSRDDFRAMSGALVARFHNVDTVFLGNVPDISSAADFFAARQIASYELGNPHTPIGVWWAQQELVSLGTQLGFSARCVKMPPEFYGHRYRFDVIWSKRHEASQ is encoded by the coding sequence ATGCAGAAATCTGACGACCCAGACTTTATCCATAAAGAGCACCCAAAACGATTCGCTCGCGACGACTTCTGGTCTCAAATCAAACGCACGGTAAACGGCCAGCCTGTTTCGGAACACGACATCCAATTGATCGTCGGACAAATCGAACGGCACATACATTTTTCCGCCACTAGCCACCTCCTCGACATCGGCTGTGGAAACGGAGCGCTCGCAGCACGCCTCTTTCAGCGCATAGCAAAATATACAGGGGTGGATTTCTCGCCCTACCTTCTGGAAATTGCCCGGGAATATTTCCGACCCAATGAGAATGTTGCGTATATCGAAAGCGACGCACGCGCCTTCGTGACTAATCACACAGCGACGCAAACCATCGATAAGGTCATGCTCTATGGATGCATGTCCTATTTTAGCCGGGACGACTTTCGCGCAATGTCTGGCGCATTAGTCGCGCGCTTCCATAATGTGGATACGGTTTTTCTGGGTAACGTCCCTGACATCAGTAGCGCAGCTGACTTCTTTGCTGCCCGTCAGATAGCATCCTACGAACTGGGTAATCCGCACACCCCCATCGGCGTCTGGTGGGCGCAGCAAGAGCTGGTCAGCCTAGGAACCCAATTGGGATTTTCAGCTAGGTGCGTGAAGATGCCGCCGGAATTTTACGGACACCGCTATCGGTTCGACGTTATTTGGAGCAAACGCCATGAAGCCTCACAGTGA